In Paralcaligenes sp. KSB-10, the following are encoded in one genomic region:
- the bioD gene encoding dethiobiotin synthase has protein sequence MNSPACAYFVAGTDTEIGKTLIASCLLHALAAAGVAAAGMKPVAAGAEWRDGAWHNDDADALAAHAGVSLPPALATPYLLHQPTAPHIAAKLENHPIELPLIFECYQRIAALAGAVVVEGVGGFRVPLNDTMDTADLARQLGLPVVLVVGLRLGAINHALLTTEAIAARGLPLAGWVANTVDPDLLNSEATVAALASRIDAPLLGWVPRISAGSAPTAIERVAAAARYLNFSKLPGWPTNPPSI, from the coding sequence ATGAATAGCCCCGCATGCGCTTATTTTGTGGCCGGCACCGACACGGAGATCGGCAAAACGCTGATCGCCAGTTGCCTATTGCACGCGCTGGCCGCGGCCGGTGTCGCGGCAGCCGGCATGAAACCGGTCGCCGCCGGCGCGGAATGGCGAGATGGCGCCTGGCATAACGACGATGCGGATGCGCTGGCGGCGCACGCCGGCGTGTCGCTGCCGCCGGCACTGGCAACACCGTACCTGCTGCACCAGCCCACCGCGCCGCATATCGCCGCAAAGCTGGAAAACCACCCTATCGAACTACCGCTTATTTTCGAATGTTATCAACGGATTGCCGCACTCGCCGGCGCCGTCGTGGTCGAAGGAGTGGGAGGCTTTCGGGTACCGCTGAACGACACCATGGACACGGCGGACCTTGCCCGGCAACTAGGCTTGCCCGTGGTGCTGGTCGTCGGCCTGCGCCTTGGCGCCATCAACCATGCATTATTGACGACGGAAGCCATCGCGGCGCGAGGCTTGCCCCTGGCCGGTTGGGTCGCCAATACGGTCGACCCGGACCTGCTCAACAGCGAGGCCACTGTCGCCGCGCTGGCCTCGCGCATCGACGCACCTCTGCTGGGCTGGGTGCCGCGAATTTCCGCAGGATCGGCCCCGACCGCGATTGAGCGGGTTGCCGCGGCCGCCCGCTATCTGAATTTTTCAAAACTGCCTGGCTGGCCCACCAATCCACCCTCTATATAG
- the bioA gene encoding adenosylmethionine--8-amino-7-oxononanoate transaminase codes for MDKYTQSESQSDMVQRSLHSVWHPCTQMQHHESVPLVPVSHGRGAWLYGSDGKRYLDAISSWWVNLFGHANPRINAALKDQLDKLEHAMLAGLTHEPVIRLSEKLAALTGHALGHCFYASDGASAVEIALKMSFHAWRNAGHSEKREFICLQGSYHGETIGALAVTDVALFRDAYGPLLHGAHVAMSPDARAAQKGETAADVAYRAAHALELLLQQRSTHIAALIIEPLVQCATGMAMHDPVYLAQARALCDKYEVHLIFDEIAVGCGRTGTFFASEQACGASPETAAVWPDFVCLSKGISGGYLPLSLVMTTDAIYQAFYDADTARGFLHSHSYTGNPLACRAALATLAIFDEDDVLNANRARAQRLTAALQPLAHHDRVRNFRQRGMIWAFDAVIDDAAASRFSRRFFTHALQNELLLRPIGRTVYLMPPYILDDAECDILAARTASVFESTIGHE; via the coding sequence ATGGATAAATACACGCAATCGGAATCGCAGTCGGACATGGTGCAACGCAGCCTGCATAGTGTCTGGCACCCCTGCACGCAAATGCAGCATCACGAATCGGTACCGCTGGTGCCGGTCAGCCACGGTCGGGGCGCATGGCTATATGGTTCGGATGGCAAGCGCTACCTGGATGCGATCAGCTCATGGTGGGTCAATCTGTTCGGCCATGCCAACCCGCGCATCAACGCGGCATTGAAAGATCAGCTCGACAAGCTCGAGCACGCCATGCTGGCGGGCTTGACCCACGAGCCGGTGATACGCCTGTCCGAAAAGCTGGCGGCGCTGACGGGCCATGCGCTGGGCCATTGCTTCTATGCTTCGGACGGCGCCTCGGCGGTGGAGATTGCGCTGAAAATGAGCTTCCATGCCTGGCGCAATGCCGGCCACAGCGAAAAGCGGGAGTTCATCTGTCTTCAGGGCAGCTATCACGGCGAAACCATAGGCGCGCTGGCGGTTACCGACGTCGCCCTGTTCCGGGATGCGTACGGCCCGCTATTGCACGGGGCGCACGTGGCCATGTCGCCCGATGCCCGTGCCGCGCAAAAAGGCGAAACAGCCGCCGATGTGGCATACCGCGCGGCCCACGCACTGGAATTATTGCTGCAGCAACGCAGCACCCATATTGCCGCCCTGATTATCGAACCCCTGGTGCAATGCGCCACCGGCATGGCCATGCACGACCCGGTGTATCTGGCGCAGGCACGGGCCTTGTGCGACAAGTACGAAGTCCATCTGATTTTCGACGAGATCGCCGTGGGCTGCGGCCGTACGGGGACTTTTTTCGCTTCCGAGCAAGCGTGCGGCGCAAGCCCCGAAACAGCAGCGGTCTGGCCCGACTTCGTCTGCCTGTCCAAGGGTATCAGCGGCGGTTATCTGCCGTTGTCGCTGGTCATGACCACCGATGCGATTTACCAGGCGTTCTACGATGCCGACACGGCCCGGGGATTCCTGCACTCCCACTCCTATACCGGCAACCCCCTGGCCTGCCGCGCGGCGCTGGCAACCTTGGCGATTTTTGATGAAGACGATGTGCTCAATGCCAATCGCGCGCGGGCACAGCGGCTGACGGCAGCGCTGCAGCCATTGGCCCATCACGATCGAGTGCGCAATTTTCGCCAGCGCGGCATGATCTGGGCCTTCGACGCGGTGATCGACGATGCGGCGGCAAGCCGATTTTCCCGCCGCTTTTTCACCCATGCGCTGCAAAACGAATTGCTGCTGCGCCCGATCGGCCGCACCGTTTATCTCATGCCGCCTTATATTCTGGACGACGCCGAATGCGATATCCTGGCAGCCCGCACGGCTTCTGTATTCGAAAGCACGATCGGCCATGAATAG
- the bioF gene encoding 8-amino-7-oxononanoate synthase, which produces MPDLMAQIGDQLTQLQERQLLRRRRTVEGPQGPILNVGDKPYLAFCSNDYLGLANHPALIAAAHAGLDAYGVGAGASALISGHTRAVEDLETALAEFVGAPRALHFSTGYMANLGIIPALAGPGDTIFSDRLNHACLIDGARLSGAQFRIYPHADVARLEYLLKKNASPRKLVISDAVFSMDGDIAPLQELLALCEKYDAWLLVDDAHGFGVLGPQGRGSLAHFGLASPRILYMGTLGKAAGVYGAFVAGDASLIEWLLQRARTYIFTTASPPLLATTLLASLELVRTEEWRRQHLRQLIERLRAGLASLSWPVLPSQTPIQALVVQDNRLALDLMEGLHKQGIWVPAIRPPTVPKKTARLRISLSAAHTAEQIDRLIDGLHTLAKHYG; this is translated from the coding sequence ATGCCTGACCTGATGGCTCAGATCGGCGATCAATTGACGCAATTGCAGGAGCGCCAGCTATTGCGCAGGCGCCGGACGGTCGAGGGCCCTCAAGGGCCGATATTGAATGTCGGCGACAAGCCGTATCTGGCATTCTGCAGCAATGATTACCTGGGATTGGCCAATCACCCCGCCTTGATTGCCGCCGCGCATGCGGGGCTGGATGCCTACGGCGTGGGTGCCGGCGCCTCCGCACTGATCAGCGGCCACACACGCGCCGTCGAGGATCTGGAAACCGCATTGGCCGAATTCGTCGGTGCGCCGCGCGCCTTGCATTTTTCGACCGGCTATATGGCCAACCTGGGCATCATTCCGGCCCTGGCCGGCCCCGGAGATACGATATTTTCAGATCGCCTGAACCATGCCTGCCTGATCGATGGCGCGCGGCTGTCCGGGGCGCAGTTCAGGATTTACCCGCACGCCGATGTCGCACGGCTGGAATACCTGCTGAAAAAAAACGCCAGCCCACGAAAACTGGTGATAAGTGATGCCGTGTTCAGCATGGATGGCGATATTGCGCCGTTGCAGGAATTGCTGGCCTTATGCGAAAAATACGACGCCTGGCTGCTGGTGGACGATGCCCATGGCTTTGGCGTGCTGGGGCCGCAGGGACGCGGCAGCCTGGCGCATTTCGGCCTGGCATCGCCGCGCATCCTGTATATGGGAACCTTGGGCAAGGCCGCCGGCGTCTACGGCGCCTTTGTCGCCGGCGACGCAAGCCTGATCGAATGGCTGCTGCAACGGGCGCGCACCTATATATTCACCACTGCCAGCCCGCCTTTGCTGGCCACCACGCTATTGGCCTCGCTAGAGCTGGTGCGCACCGAGGAGTGGCGGCGGCAGCATTTGCGGCAATTGATCGAGCGGCTGCGCGCCGGGCTGGCAAGCTTGAGCTGGCCTGTGCTGCCTTCGCAAACGCCCATTCAGGCTTTGGTGGTTCAAGACAATCGACTCGCGCTGGACCTGATGGAAGGCTTGCATAAACAAGGTATCTGGGTTCCCGCGATAAGGCCGCCGACCGTACCGAAGAAAACCGCGCGATTGCGCATTTCGCTGTCGGCCGCGCATACGGCCGAGCAGATCGACCGGCTTATCGACGGGCTGCACACACTCGCCAAACATTATGGATAA
- a CDS encoding cytochrome P450, producing MINREFLNDPYPAYRALHAAGPLHWNREFCGGAWLLVRHADVASVLRDPRFSVRRAGGWVNSSGLEARNELRAFKRIFARSILFLDAPRHARLRQIMSAGFKPAALQALIPQIQAIADGLLDQIIAGVQSGETETQGSFETTQFDFMHDFARPLPALVIAAMLGIDAADRNDFVAWSDDIAGFIGSPTPSIETARRAQAGLMAMSDYFRGLLAQRRLQPRNDLISQLIVAEADGGIATSKELLAQCCTLLFAGHETTRNLLGNGMLALLAHPRQWQLLQQTPSLLPSALKELLRFDSPVQYTGRRLKVDVEMHGRLMKKGELVIPLIGAANRDPAKFSAPDRLDITRNEGSHLSFGYGPHVCLGATLTYLEAEIALRSVMRRLPKLRLAGDVQSWGLNAVYRSLNQLPLRFECRSKTQASQEQVSHA from the coding sequence ATGATCAATCGTGAATTCCTCAACGATCCCTACCCAGCCTACCGCGCTTTGCATGCGGCCGGACCGCTGCACTGGAATAGGGAGTTCTGCGGCGGCGCATGGCTATTGGTCAGACACGCCGATGTGGCAAGCGTATTGCGCGACCCGCGCTTCTCGGTGCGCCGTGCCGGCGGCTGGGTCAATAGCAGCGGGCTGGAGGCAAGGAACGAGTTGCGCGCCTTCAAGCGCATTTTCGCTCGTTCGATATTGTTTCTTGACGCCCCACGGCATGCGCGCCTGCGGCAGATCATGAGCGCAGGCTTCAAGCCCGCGGCGTTGCAGGCATTGATCCCGCAGATTCAGGCCATCGCGGATGGCCTGCTGGATCAGATCATCGCCGGGGTTCAGTCAGGCGAAACGGAAACGCAGGGCTCCTTTGAAACAACACAATTCGACTTCATGCACGATTTCGCCAGGCCTCTGCCGGCATTGGTAATCGCCGCCATGCTGGGGATCGATGCGGCCGATCGCAACGACTTCGTGGCATGGTCCGACGATATCGCCGGCTTTATCGGCAGCCCGACGCCAAGCATCGAAACCGCCCGGCGCGCCCAGGCCGGCCTGATGGCCATGAGCGACTATTTTCGCGGCCTGCTGGCTCAACGCCGCCTGCAACCCCGCAACGACCTCATCAGCCAATTGATCGTGGCAGAGGCCGATGGCGGGATCGCTACCTCCAAGGAACTGCTGGCCCAGTGCTGCACCTTGCTGTTTGCGGGCCACGAGACAACCCGGAACCTGCTGGGCAACGGCATGCTGGCGCTGCTGGCACATCCGCGGCAATGGCAGTTGCTGCAACAGACGCCGTCCTTGTTGCCCTCGGCGCTGAAAGAGCTGTTGCGCTTTGACAGTCCGGTGCAGTACACCGGCCGCCGCCTCAAGGTCGATGTGGAAATGCACGGCCGGCTGATGAAAAAGGGCGAGCTGGTAATTCCGCTGATCGGCGCGGCCAATCGCGACCCAGCCAAATTCAGCGCGCCCGATCGACTCGACATCACACGCAATGAAGGCTCGCACCTGTCTTTCGGTTATGGCCCGCATGTGTGCCTGGGAGCAACGCTGACGTATCTGGAAGCCGAGATAGCGCTGCGCAGTGTAATGCGGCGTTTGCCGAAACTGCGGTTGGCTGGCGACGTCCAGTCCTGGGGACTCAATGCGGTATACCGCAGCCTGAACCAGTTGCCGCTGCGCTTTGAATGCCGATCCAAGACACAGGCATCGCAAGAACAGGTATCGCATGCCTGA
- a CDS encoding CaiB/BaiF CoA-transferase family protein: MSLRPAPLTGIRVLDLTRVLAGPWCTQNLADLGAEVIKIERPGSGDDTRSWGPPYVKDQNGHDTTEAAYYASANRNKLSVALDMSTKQGASLIRELALQCDILVENFKVGGLRKYGLDYDSIKAINPALIYCSITGFGQTGPYASRPGYDFMIQGMGGLMSITGERDDLPGGGPQKAGVAVADLMTGMYSTVGILAALHERTRSGLGQHIDMALLDCQVAMLANQNLNYLTTGVAPRRAGNAHQNLVPYQVFAATDGHLIVAVGNDSQFRAYTQVIGRPDLAADERFKTNPGRVINREVLVPMLVEAMKGQARDYWLAELEKAGVPAGPINTIDQVYQNPQVQSRGMHMSLPHGSAGHAPVGASPLRLSGSPVNYRHAAPLLGEHTEQVLRDRLGRSDEEIRQLIGRP; the protein is encoded by the coding sequence ATGTCTTTACGCCCCGCCCCGCTAACTGGAATTCGTGTTTTAGACCTTACCCGTGTCCTGGCCGGGCCGTGGTGCACGCAGAACCTGGCCGATCTGGGGGCCGAAGTCATCAAGATCGAACGCCCCGGTTCGGGAGACGATACCCGCAGTTGGGGGCCTCCGTACGTCAAGGATCAGAACGGCCATGACACCACCGAAGCGGCCTACTATGCCTCGGCCAACCGCAACAAGCTGTCGGTGGCACTGGATATGTCCACCAAGCAAGGCGCCAGCCTGATTCGCGAACTGGCCCTGCAATGCGATATCCTGGTGGAAAATTTCAAGGTGGGCGGGCTGCGCAAGTACGGCCTCGATTACGACAGCATCAAGGCCATCAATCCGGCCTTGATCTATTGTTCCATTACAGGGTTCGGCCAGACCGGCCCCTACGCGAGCCGGCCCGGCTACGATTTCATGATCCAGGGCATGGGCGGGCTCATGAGTATTACCGGTGAGCGCGACGATCTTCCAGGCGGCGGCCCCCAAAAAGCAGGCGTGGCGGTGGCCGATCTGATGACCGGCATGTATTCCACCGTGGGCATTCTGGCTGCCTTGCACGAGCGCACCCGCAGCGGCCTGGGCCAGCATATCGATATGGCTTTGCTGGATTGCCAGGTGGCCATGCTGGCAAACCAGAATCTGAACTACCTGACCACCGGCGTGGCACCCAGGCGGGCCGGCAATGCCCATCAAAACCTGGTTCCGTACCAGGTCTTCGCCGCCACCGACGGTCATTTGATTGTAGCGGTGGGCAACGATAGCCAGTTCCGGGCGTACACCCAGGTGATCGGTCGCCCGGATCTGGCCGCCGATGAGCGCTTCAAAACGAATCCCGGTCGGGTCATCAATCGCGAGGTGCTGGTTCCCATGTTGGTCGAGGCCATGAAAGGGCAGGCGCGCGACTACTGGCTGGCCGAGCTTGAAAAGGCGGGCGTTCCAGCCGGGCCGATCAACACTATCGATCAGGTTTATCAAAACCCCCAGGTCCAGTCGCGCGGCATGCACATGTCTTTGCCGCACGGCAGCGCCGGGCATGCGCCGGTGGGGGCAAGCCCTTTGCGGCTTTCAGGCAGCCCTGTCAATTATCGCCATGCCGCCCCCTTGCTGGGCGAACATACCGAGCAAGTACTGCGTGACCGCCTGGGGCGCTCGGACGAAGAGATCCGCCAGTTGATCGGCAGGCCGTAG
- a CDS encoding 3-hydroxyacyl-CoA dehydrogenase, translated as MKNIKVIGIVGAGAMGRGIAQIASQAGYEVLLFDLNAEAVAAARDNLKQTWDKLSGKGKIAPELAAASLARVQACTDLHSMSRADLVIEAVVERLDVKCELFQKLESIVPEDCLLASNTSSLSITSIAAACVRPDRVLGYHFFNPVPLMKVVEVIDGLRSDPAAGDALMALARAMGHTPVRAKDMPGFIVNHAGRGMNIEGLRLAQEAVAPFYQVDAIMREQAGFRMGPFELLDLTGLDVSHPVMESIYRQFYDEPRFRPSPITATRTAGRLLGRKVGEGFYTYPDGRKQVPAEPAVPPTVGGLKVWLAPYHSAGHKRASALLKELGVNVIASDHPPVDALIVVTPFGEDTATVVGSHQLDGERTVALDTFFGLEQGKRRVLMCSPATQPKWRDAAHALFASDGTVVSVIDDSAGFVAQRIVATIINVAADIAQQTIATPHDIDLAVSLGLGYPQGGPLSMGDSLGSAHVLEILRAMYRVTGDDRYRASLWLQRRVQLGLSLRAEPVCKAR; from the coding sequence ATGAAGAATATTAAAGTCATAGGCATAGTCGGCGCAGGAGCGATGGGGCGTGGAATCGCCCAAATCGCCTCCCAGGCCGGCTATGAAGTCCTGTTGTTCGACCTGAATGCCGAAGCCGTCGCGGCGGCTCGGGATAATCTGAAGCAAACCTGGGACAAACTGTCGGGCAAGGGGAAAATTGCCCCCGAACTCGCCGCCGCATCGCTGGCGCGCGTCCAGGCGTGCACCGATCTGCATTCCATGAGTCGGGCCGATTTGGTCATCGAAGCCGTGGTAGAGCGTCTGGACGTCAAGTGCGAGCTGTTTCAAAAACTTGAAAGCATCGTGCCGGAAGATTGCCTGCTGGCCTCCAACACCTCGTCTCTGTCCATCACATCCATTGCCGCCGCCTGCGTACGGCCCGACCGGGTATTGGGATACCACTTCTTCAATCCGGTGCCGCTGATGAAGGTGGTCGAAGTGATCGACGGCTTGCGCAGCGACCCCGCCGCGGGCGATGCGCTAATGGCGCTGGCCCGCGCTATGGGGCACACGCCGGTACGCGCCAAGGATATGCCGGGTTTTATCGTGAATCATGCCGGCCGAGGAATGAACATCGAAGGCTTGCGACTGGCCCAGGAGGCGGTGGCGCCGTTTTATCAGGTGGATGCCATCATGCGCGAGCAGGCTGGTTTTCGCATGGGGCCTTTTGAACTGCTCGATTTGACCGGGCTCGATGTTTCGCACCCCGTCATGGAGTCGATTTACCGCCAGTTCTATGACGAGCCCCGATTCCGTCCCTCGCCGATCACGGCCACACGCACTGCGGGCAGGCTGCTGGGGCGCAAGGTGGGCGAAGGCTTTTATACATATCCGGACGGCCGTAAACAGGTTCCTGCCGAGCCGGCGGTGCCCCCCACGGTGGGCGGCTTGAAAGTCTGGCTGGCTCCTTATCATTCGGCGGGACACAAGCGCGCTTCAGCCTTGTTGAAAGAGCTGGGCGTCAATGTCATTGCCAGCGACCATCCTCCCGTCGATGCCCTGATCGTGGTAACACCCTTCGGCGAAGATACCGCCACGGTGGTCGGCTCGCATCAGCTCGATGGCGAGCGCACGGTTGCCCTGGACACCTTCTTTGGCCTGGAGCAGGGCAAGCGCCGTGTATTGATGTGCTCGCCCGCTACACAGCCCAAGTGGCGCGATGCGGCGCACGCCCTGTTTGCGTCCGATGGCACGGTTGTTTCAGTCATCGACGATTCGGCGGGTTTTGTGGCGCAGCGCATAGTGGCCACCATCATCAATGTCGCGGCCGATATTGCCCAGCAAACGATTGCCACACCGCATGATATCGATTTGGCCGTCTCGCTGGGCCTGGGCTACCCCCAAGGCGGGCCATTGTCGATGGGTGATAGCCTGGGCTCGGCGCATGTGCTGGAAATCCTGCGCGCCATGTATCGCGTCACGGGCGACGACCGCTACCGTGCCAGCCTGTGGCTGCAGCGTCGTGTACAACTGGGTTTGTCGCTGCGCGCCGAGCCCGTCTGCAAGGCGCGGTAG
- a CDS encoding cytochrome c5 family protein, translating into MNNTEEHIEETIEDHEGLIKTPKQLIVTVVLAFLIPIILIIMLANLVTSGNKVGAGSDTLTPAAIEARIKPVASFDLVDANAPKVFKTGQQVFDSTCTACHTAGAAGAPKVGDHAAWAPFIKTGYDAMIKNAIHGIGAMPPKGGNPSLSDYEVARAIAYMANKSGASFKEPAAPAPEAKQAEAKPVAVAAAAPAPAAAPAPKAEAAKVAAAPAAEAAIDPAGEKLYKAVCFACHAVGAAGSPKFGDKAAWAPFIATGIDAMVQNAIHGIGAMPPRGGSQATDAEMHAAVEYMVHAAK; encoded by the coding sequence ATGAACAACACCGAAGAGCATATTGAAGAAACTATAGAGGACCACGAAGGCCTCATAAAAACCCCCAAACAGCTTATCGTGACTGTGGTTCTGGCGTTCCTGATCCCGATCATCCTTATCATCATGCTGGCCAATCTGGTCACCTCCGGCAACAAGGTCGGCGCCGGATCCGACACGCTCACGCCCGCCGCCATCGAGGCCCGCATCAAGCCTGTCGCCAGCTTCGACCTGGTCGACGCCAACGCGCCCAAGGTGTTCAAGACCGGGCAGCAGGTTTTCGACTCGACCTGTACCGCCTGCCATACTGCCGGTGCGGCCGGCGCCCCGAAAGTCGGCGATCACGCCGCCTGGGCTCCGTTCATCAAGACTGGCTACGATGCCATGATCAAGAACGCCATACACGGCATTGGCGCCATGCCTCCGAAGGGCGGCAATCCTTCGCTTAGCGATTATGAAGTAGCCCGGGCAATCGCCTACATGGCCAACAAGTCGGGCGCATCGTTCAAAGAACCTGCGGCTCCCGCCCCCGAAGCCAAGCAAGCCGAAGCCAAGCCTGTTGCAGTAGCCGCCGCAGCACCGGCACCCGCCGCCGCGCCGGCCCCTAAAGCTGAAGCTGCCAAGGTTGCAGCGGCCCCCGCCGCCGAAGCCGCTATCGATCCAGCCGGCGAAAAACTCTACAAAGCAGTATGTTTCGCCTGCCACGCGGTGGGTGCGGCAGGATCGCCCAAGTTTGGCGACAAGGCAGCCTGGGCGCCGTTCATCGCCACCGGCATCGACGCCATGGTTCAGAATGCCATCCATGGCATCGGCGCCATGCCCCCGCGCGGCGGCTCGCAAGCCACCGACGCTGAAATGCATGCCGCTGTCGAATACATGGTGCACGCCGCCAAATAA